The genome window ACGGCGGCCGCCGCCACGGTCAGGTAGGTGATAACCGCGCTGCCGTCTTCCACGGGGGTGGAGCTTTCGGTGTTTGACAACACCAGCAGGATGGTGGGCGCGCCGTAGTAAGGATCTATATTTTTACCCCAGACGGCGGCGTTCATTTTGCTGAGCTGGGCGATATCGTCCTTGTTCTGGACCGCGATGATGATGCAGGGCTGTTTGCCTTTCCCGCTCGGGGCGTAGGTTCCGGCCTCCAGCACGGCGTCCAGTTCCGCGTCGGTGATCTGTTGCGGTTTGTATTTGCGGACGCTTCTGCGCTCTTTCAGTACTTTCAACGCTTCGGTATTCATGGCGCCTCCTTCGGGAATCCGGGGACACGGTTATTTTTGGGATCAAGTGAAAAGAAGTATCAAAAACACCGGCGGGAGGGCAATAAAAATTCCCCGGCTGCCGCGGCTCAGTTGCCCCTGCCGAAGCCGGGGATGGCGAACCGCCGTTCGCAGTAATTCAAGAGAAGCGTCGCAAAGGAGGTCATGGCCAGGTAATAGCAGCCCGCCGCGAGATAGACCTCGATGTAGCGGTAGCTCCTGCCGGCAAGCACGTTGGCTTCCCCGGTCAGCTCGATGCAGGAAATGACGTACGCCAGGGAAGAGTACTTGATGAGGTAGATGATCTCGTTCCCGCAGCCGGGGAGCGCGCGGCGCACCGCCTGGGGCAGGATGATGGAGAAGAGCATTTTCGGGGTGGAGAACCCGAGCGCCTGGGCGGCCTTGATCTGGCCCTGGCGGATGGAGAACAGCGCGCCCCGGACGTATTCCGACTGGTACGCCGCGCTGCAGATGATGAACCCGAGCACGGCGGAGCCGAACGCGTCGTAAACGAGCAGCGTGCGGAAAAGTTCGCCGCCGTAATGCAGGCTTTCCGGCAGGGGGCCGGTCAAAAAGACGAGGGTCTTGTCCACCGCCGCGCCCAAACCGGGAAAAGAGCCGTACAAAACGCCGTCCAGGGCGTTGCCGATTTTGGGGAAGCAGTTGTAGATGAACACGAGCTGGACGACCAGGGGCACGCCCCGCACCAGCGCGGTGAAGGAATCCCCGAGCCGCCGGACCGGGCGCGGCGCATACACGCGCAACGCGCCGAGCAGAATCCCGAAAATAAAGCCGA of uncultured delta proteobacterium contains these proteins:
- a CDS encoding Nitroreductase; this translates as MNTEALKVLKERRSVRKYKPQQITDAELDAVLEAGTYAPSGKGKQPCIIIAVQNKDDIAQLSKMNAAVWGKNIDPYYGAPTILLVLSNTESSTPVEDGSAVITYLTVAAAAVGLGTCWVNRERQMFESAEGKALLQKWGVTGEYIGIAACSLGYIEGEPPKPMKRKDGYIVRVK
- a CDS encoding Polar amino acid ABC transporter, inner membrane subunit codes for the protein MNVDFDLTFYTERVIPALNAGLTVSLKLILPSAVLGFIFGILLGALRVYAPRPVRRLGDSFTALVRGVPLVVQLVFIYNCFPKIGNALDGVLYGSFPGLGAAVDKTLVFLTGPLPESLHYGGELFRTLLVYDAFGSAVLGFIICSAAYQSEYVRGALFSIRQGQIKAAQALGFSTPKMLFSIILPQAVRRALPGCGNEIIYLIKYSSLAYVISCIELTGEANVLAGRSYRYIEVYLAAGCYYLAMTSFATLLLNYCERRFAIPGFGRGN